From Campylobacter sp. MG1, a single genomic window includes:
- a CDS encoding type I restriction endonuclease subunit R, with translation MYSFVSELEFENDLIKALEKNGWQNDSFANVLMSPSEQDLVDNFAKIVFANNSESAKLNGVELSEKEINKILEHFRKSPYEIARMLKEGTITITRDNPSDTKNNGKEITLIIFNKDEIASGRTIYQIARQPKFKKLDDMLKDRRGDVLLLINGLPLYHIELKKDDKNLEEAYNQLKKYKNEGLFSKGLMNLVQIFVIMTPNDSRYFANTNDSEFNKSFRFCWAKKNNEHLKNYIDLANSMLKIPLAHELVSKYSIVQGADKSLIILRSYQYYAAKMILEVVKNHLGDFNLGGFIWHTTGSGKTMTSYKAAELVNELKNVDKVVFLVDRVELNDQSFKEYCSFSYDDGVLNTENIRDLKRKLNPKEREKLIITSIQKMQKLSKSMSKDTKKIVFIIDEAHRSTSGEMLSDIKKVFVNSMFFGFTGTPIFKENSKFDNETKNIFGNELHRYTIKDGLRDENILRFNLVQKINYDDIRDKKAKILNDASWYDFDDETTEAKLKETDYFENTQWKINVVKEILSDFSRFSKSHKSYKFDRYFHAIFAVSSIPDAIEYYRIFKDYKNKGLHDLKITTLFDTNIDENYAFVVDKGKALHEIISDYNAMFHKSLRIDDGEFKKDIAARLAHKEHYKSIKDDDKLDILIVVNQMLTGYDSKYVNTLYLDKTLEYANLIQAFSRTNRVLNGLKPYGNIVYFKEPVAMQENIKKALELYSGANESEIFVPKIGYYVEKINEIYAKINTLFIHGFASLPSDEEDIKEFRRLFNELEWYIRAAKIQGYDFDKRSYK, from the coding sequence ATGTATAGTTTTGTAAGTGAATTAGAGTTTGAAAACGATTTAATTAAAGCTTTAGAGAAAAATGGTTGGCAAAATGATAGTTTTGCTAATGTTTTAATGAGCCCAAGTGAGCAGGATTTAGTGGATAATTTTGCTAAAATTGTCTTTGCAAACAATAGCGAGAGTGCTAAGCTAAACGGCGTAGAATTAAGCGAAAAGGAAATAAATAAAATCCTAGAGCATTTTAGAAAATCTCCTTATGAAATAGCAAGAATGTTAAAAGAAGGCACTATAACAATCACAAGGGATAATCCAAGTGATACTAAAAATAATGGTAAAGAAATAACTCTTATAATCTTTAATAAAGATGAAATTGCAAGTGGTCGCACTATTTATCAAATCGCAAGACAACCGAAATTTAAAAAGCTTGATGATATGCTAAAAGATAGGCGTGGTGATGTGCTTTTGCTTATCAATGGATTGCCACTTTATCATATAGAACTTAAAAAAGATGATAAAAATTTAGAAGAAGCTTATAATCAACTCAAAAAATACAAAAATGAAGGGCTATTTAGTAAGGGGCTTATGAATTTGGTGCAAATTTTTGTAATAATGACCCCTAATGATAGTAGGTATTTTGCTAATACTAATGATAGTGAGTTTAATAAGTCATTTAGGTTTTGTTGGGCGAAAAAAAATAATGAGCATTTAAAAAATTATATAGATTTAGCTAATTCAATGCTAAAAATACCACTAGCTCACGAATTAGTAAGCAAATATTCAATAGTCCAAGGTGCTGATAAAAGTTTAATAATTCTAAGAAGTTATCAATATTATGCGGCTAAAATGATTTTAGAAGTTGTTAAAAATCATTTAGGAGATTTTAATTTAGGTGGCTTTATATGGCATACCACAGGCTCAGGTAAAACTATGACAAGTTACAAAGCAGCTGAACTTGTAAATGAGCTTAAGAATGTGGATAAAGTGGTGTTTTTAGTAGATAGGGTTGAGTTAAATGATCAATCTTTTAAAGAATATTGTTCTTTTAGCTATGATGATGGGGTGTTAAATACCGAAAACATAAGGGATTTAAAGCGTAAGCTAAACCCTAAAGAAAGAGAAAAGCTAATAATAACTTCTATTCAAAAAATGCAAAAATTATCAAAATCAATGAGTAAAGATACTAAAAAAATAGTTTTTATAATAGATGAAGCACATCGCTCAACTTCAGGAGAAATGTTAAGTGATATTAAAAAAGTCTTTGTTAATTCTATGTTTTTTGGTTTTACAGGGACGCCGATTTTTAAAGAGAATTCAAAATTTGACAATGAAACTAAAAATATTTTTGGAAATGAGCTTCATCGTTACACTATAAAAGATGGCTTAAGAGATGAAAATATTTTAAGGTTTAATTTAGTTCAAAAGATTAATTATGATGATATTAGGGATAAAAAAGCAAAAATATTAAATGATGCTAGTTGGTATGATTTTGATGATGAAACAACCGAAGCAAAACTAAAAGAGACGGATTATTTTGAAAATACACAATGGAAAATAAATGTAGTAAAAGAGATTTTAAGTGATTTTTCTAGATTTTCAAAATCTCATAAAAGCTATAAATTTGATAGGTATTTTCATGCTATTTTTGCGGTAAGCTCGATACCTGATGCGATAGAGTATTATAGAATTTTTAAAGATTATAAAAATAAAGGATTGCATGATTTAAAAATTACGACACTTTTTGATACAAATATTGATGAAAATTACGCATTTGTAGTGGATAAAGGAAAAGCATTGCATGAGATTATAAGCGATTATAATGCTATGTTTCATAAAAGTTTAAGAATTGATGATGGAGAATTTAAAAAGGACATTGCAGCAAGATTAGCACACAAAGAGCATTATAAAAGTATAAAAGATGATGATAAGCTAGATATTTTAATCGTTGTAAATCAAATGCTAACTGGTTATGATTCAAAATATGTAAATACTTTATATTTAGATAAAACTTTAGAATATGCAAATTTAATTCAGGCGTTTTCTAGGACTAATAGGGTCTTAAATGGGCTTAAACCTTATGGAAATATAGTGTATTTTAAAGAGCCTGTTGCTATGCAAGAAAATATAAAAAAGGCTTTAGAGCTTTATTCAGGTGCTAATGAAAGCGAGATTTTTGTGCCAAAAATAGGCTATTACGTAGAAAAAATCAACGAAATTTATGCGAAGATTAATACGCTTTTTATACACGGCTTTGCTTCTTTGCCAAGTGATGAAGAAGATATAAAAGAGTTTAGAAGATTGTTTAACGAGCTTGAGTGGTATATAAGAGCGGCGAAAATTCAAGGTTATGATTTTGATAAAAGGAGTTATAAATGA
- a CDS encoding glycerate kinase, whose product MNILVICDSFKGSLSSKEANESISNSAKRLGFNVKSLEISDGGDGFLVAVNQKLNANKITLNLKNAANTENLEGYYLLDNNTAYFEMAEFAGIAKLKESDKNPLKTSTKSLGIAILDAINKNTNKFIIGIGGSATNDAGIGMLSAFGYNFLDEFDNILEPIGKNLIKIKKIDDKNIDLRLKKCTFHIANDVNNPLYGLNGAAFIYARQKGANDSDIIFLDEGLKNFANICEKHFGKDFSMCAGAGAAGGLAYGFLEFLNASFCSGFEFLKQLLNLEEYIKNADIVITGEGSFDNQSLMGKVIGSINNLCEIHQKKLIIFCGINKSDFKNCFSLKENYKQYNQTELMQKNIAQECLSNLSYKILKNIKNY is encoded by the coding sequence ATGAATATTTTAGTAATTTGTGATAGTTTTAAAGGCTCACTTAGTTCAAAAGAGGCTAATGAAAGTATATCCAACTCAGCTAAAAGACTAGGTTTTAATGTAAAAAGTTTAGAAATTTCTGATGGTGGTGATGGATTTTTAGTAGCTGTTAATCAAAAATTAAATGCAAATAAAATAACATTAAATTTAAAAAATGCAGCCAATACCGAAAATTTAGAAGGCTATTATTTATTAGACAATAACACAGCATATTTTGAAATGGCTGAATTTGCTGGGATAGCAAAACTTAAAGAAAGCGATAAAAATCCACTAAAAACTAGCACAAAATCATTAGGAATTGCTATACTTGATGCTATTAACAAAAATACAAATAAATTTATAATAGGTATAGGTGGTTCGGCTACAAATGATGCTGGTATCGGAATGCTAAGTGCTTTTGGCTATAATTTTTTAGATGAATTTGATAATATTTTAGAACCAATCGGAAAAAATTTAATCAAAATAAAAAAAATTGATGATAAAAATATAGATTTAAGATTAAAAAAATGTACTTTTCACATAGCAAATGATGTAAATAATCCATTATATGGTCTAAATGGTGCAGCTTTTATATACGCTAGACAAAAAGGTGCAAATGATAGTGATATTATTTTTTTAGATGAGGGTTTAAAAAATTTTGCAAATATTTGCGAAAAACATTTTGGCAAAGACTTTTCTATGTGTGCTGGAGCTGGTGCTGCTGGTGGATTAGCTTATGGTTTTTTAGAATTTTTAAATGCTAGTTTTTGTTCTGGATTTGAATTTTTAAAACAACTTTTAAATTTAGAAGAATACATAAAAAACGCTGATATTGTAATAACTGGAGAAGGTTCATTTGATAATCAAAGCTTAATGGGAAAAGTGATTGGCTCAATAAATAATTTATGTGAAATTCATCAAAAAAAATTAATAATTTTTTGTGGTATTAATAAAAGTGATTTTAAAAACTGCTTTTCTTTAAAAGAAAATTATAAACAATATAATCAAACTGAATTAATGCAAAAAAATATAGCTCAAGAATGTTTAAGTAATTTATCATATAAAATTTTAAAAAATATAAAAAATTATTAA
- a CDS encoding restriction endonuclease subunit S, translating into MRKLRFKGFSEKWQEFELGNIGETFTGLSGKTKEDFGYGNARYIPYLNIFNNSFVDIENLEKIEIDNSQNKIKYGDVFFTTSSETPEEVGMSSVWLYNLDNVYLNSFCFGYRLKVDIDFKFLSYSLRSKSFRQQMIKLAQGISRFNISPRKTMELSIKLPSLKEQEKIGELFKNLDESINKTELKISKLKQSKKALLDKLFTKTYEIHPQLRFKTFSEKWQEFELGNIGELKTSSVDKIIVKGEKIVKLLNYMDVYKNSYITNNFNFAITSATENELKSFDLKYGDILFTPSSETPDDIAHSSVILENLNNVLYSYHLMRLRPKINLNNTFAGQVFKHNNFLQQCYNLAQGNTRFTLSISKFSCIKVKLPSLKEQEKIGELFKALDESINLYEKKLSKLKQIKLALLEKIFKGE; encoded by the coding sequence ATGAGAAAACTAAGATTTAAAGGCTTTAGCGAAAAATGGCAGGAATTTGAATTAGGAAATATAGGAGAAACTTTTACAGGATTAAGTGGTAAAACTAAAGAAGATTTTGGATATGGAAATGCAAGATATATCCCGTATTTAAATATTTTTAATAATTCATTTGTAGATATTGAAAATTTAGAAAAAATAGAAATTGATAACTCACAAAATAAAATTAAATATGGAGATGTATTTTTTACTACTTCTTCAGAAACTCCAGAAGAAGTAGGTATGAGTTCAGTTTGGTTATATAACTTAGATAATGTTTATTTAAATAGTTTTTGTTTTGGTTATAGATTAAAAGTTGATATAGATTTTAAGTTTTTATCATATAGCTTAAGAAGTAAATCATTTAGACAGCAAATGATAAAACTTGCTCAAGGTATTTCAAGGTTTAATATATCGCCAAGGAAAACTATGGAGTTATCAATCAAACTCCCGAGTTTGAAAGAACAAGAGAAAATCGGAGAATTGTTTAAAAATTTAGATGAGAGTATAAATAAAACTGAATTAAAAATCTCAAAGCTAAAGCAAAGCAAAAAGGCTTTACTTGATAAACTTTTTACTAAAACATACGAAATTCACCCACAACTACGCTTTAAAACTTTTAGCGAAAAATGGCAGGAATTTGAATTAGGAAATATAGGAGAATTAAAAACTAGTAGTGTAGATAAAATCATTGTAAAAGGTGAAAAAATTGTTAAATTATTAAATTATATGGATGTTTATAAAAATAGTTATATTACTAATAATTTTAATTTTGCAATTACTTCAGCTACTGAAAATGAATTAAAAAGTTTTGATTTGAAATATGGAGATATATTATTTACTCCATCATCTGAAACCCCTGACGATATAGCGCATTCATCTGTTATTTTAGAAAATTTAAATAATGTTTTATATAGTTATCATTTAATGCGTTTAAGACCTAAAATTAATCTAAACAATACTTTTGCAGGACAAGTTTTTAAGCATAATAATTTTTTGCAACAATGTTATAACTTAGCTCAAGGTAATACTAGATTTACGCTTTCAATTTCTAAATTTAGTTGTATAAAAGTAAAACTCCCAAGTTTAAAAGAGCAAGAAAAAATCGGGGAATTGTTTAAAGCTTTAGATGAAAGTATAAATTTATATGAAAAAAAATTAAGCAAATTAAAGCAAATAAAACTTGCTTTATTAGAAAAAATTTTTAAAGGAGAATAA
- a CDS encoding 1-aminocyclopropane-1-carboxylate deaminase, translating to MFTNFHIFNKNFIVLRDDLLGEINGNKARKLAFLKSIKLPYKHLICYGSSQSNAMQALALFSNKNNYKFSFVCARRCEICGNLENAIKNNANIYYSNDFGLSPKDFAMNLHKSDSDSFLIDEGVCNDFARFGFFDMANEISSVCKEFNCDVFLPSGTYTSAIYLEKYLSQILPEIRVFTTSCVSGEEYFAKQIQKLNPKSNLKLLKTNKKYHFAKLYEELFILTENITKIKFDLLYDSVGLMAIYENLDIFKDNILYIHQGGLIGSSTMKERYLCKLDYN from the coding sequence ATGTTTACAAATTTTCATATTTTTAATAAAAATTTTATAGTTTTAAGAGATGATTTATTAGGTGAAATCAATGGAAATAAAGCCAGAAAATTAGCATTTTTAAAAAGTATAAAATTACCATATAAGCACTTGATTTGTTATGGTTCAAGTCAATCAAATGCTATGCAAGCATTGGCTTTATTTTCTAATAAAAATAATTATAAATTTTCATTTGTATGTGCTAGAAGATGTGAAATTTGTGGAAATTTAGAAAATGCTATTAAAAATAACGCAAATATTTATTATTCTAATGATTTTGGTTTAAGCCCTAAGGATTTTGCTATGAATTTACATAAAAGTGATAGCGATAGTTTTTTGATAGATGAGGGCGTTTGTAATGATTTTGCAAGGTTTGGTTTTTTTGATATGGCAAATGAAATTTCTAGTGTATGTAAAGAATTTAATTGCGATGTGTTTTTGCCAAGCGGAACTTATACAAGTGCTATTTATTTAGAAAAATATTTAAGTCAAATTTTACCAGAGATTAGAGTATTTACCACTTCTTGTGTGAGTGGTGAAGAATATTTTGCTAAGCAAATTCAAAAATTAAATCCTAAATCAAATTTAAAATTATTAAAAACTAATAAAAAATATCATTTTGCAAAGCTTTATGAAGAGCTTTTTATACTTACAGAAAATATAACAAAAATAAAATTTGATTTGCTTTATGATAGTGTTGGGCTAATGGCTATTTATGAGAATTTGGATATTTTTAAGGATAATATTTTATATATTCATCAAGGCGGACTTATTGGTTCTAGCACTATGAAAGAGCGATATTTATGCAAATTAGACTATAATTAG
- a CDS encoding YifB family Mg chelatase-like AAA ATPase, translating to MNSIKSAIFIDKLYEINIEAMITKGLPAFSIVGLPSTSIKESVDRIKAAFANLDDFSLPPKKITINLSPSDTPKNGSYFDLAIALLIYFYNDENIDNDFFVFGELGLDKSVKSTAIMFSILLFLASFKPNSKVLIPKELSKQASLIYNLECYAVNNLDEAIEFFKSSNKDKFRIHYDESIFLNLLKINDKTYIKNTNYPFDFKDIKGQNQAILACKIAALGMHNLMLEGSPGSGKSMCAKRISYIMPPLSIDEILETNAYKSFNKDSLDFTPQRPFRSPHRSSTISSILGGGTQNAKIGELGLANNGVLFFDEFAYFDKKIIESLREPLEDNKINISRVNSKTTYKTKFLFISALNPCPCGNLFKKEQTCTCYERDIIRYKNKISQPIYDRIDLYVAMDEVGSNATALYSSEELANDILKAFIFQKSIRKQDEFNGKLSDEDIKKFCILDDDAKNILNKAISTYELSARATNKVLKVARSIADFDERIIINSKDIKIALSFRYRKR from the coding sequence TTGAATTCAATAAAATCAGCTATTTTTATAGATAAACTTTATGAAATTAATATAGAGGCTATGATTACTAAAGGCTTACCAGCTTTTAGCATAGTTGGATTACCTAGCACTAGCATAAAAGAAAGTGTTGATAGGATTAAAGCAGCTTTTGCAAATTTAGATGATTTTTCTTTACCACCTAAGAAAATTACTATAAATTTAAGTCCATCAGATACTCCAAAAAATGGCTCATATTTTGATTTAGCAATAGCTTTGCTTATATATTTTTATAATGATGAAAATATTGATAATGATTTTTTTGTATTCGGTGAATTAGGACTTGATAAAAGTGTAAAAAGCACAGCTATTATGTTTTCTATTTTATTGTTTTTAGCGAGTTTTAAGCCTAATTCAAAGGTATTGATACCTAAAGAATTAAGCAAACAAGCTAGTTTGATATATAATTTAGAATGTTACGCAGTAAATAATTTAGATGAAGCTATAGAATTTTTTAAAAGTAGTAATAAAGATAAATTTAGAATTCATTATGATGAGAGTATATTTTTAAATTTATTAAAAATTAATGATAAAACTTATATCAAAAACACAAACTATCCATTTGATTTTAAAGATATTAAAGGTCAAAATCAAGCTATTTTAGCGTGTAAAATAGCCGCACTTGGAATGCATAATTTAATGCTAGAAGGCTCACCTGGAAGTGGTAAAAGTATGTGTGCTAAGCGGATTAGTTATATTATGCCACCACTTAGTATTGATGAAATTTTAGAAACTAATGCTTATAAAAGCTTTAATAAAGATAGTCTTGATTTTACACCACAAAGACCTTTTCGTTCTCCCCATCGTTCTAGTACAATCAGCTCAATTTTAGGTGGAGGGACACAAAATGCAAAGATAGGTGAGTTAGGACTTGCTAATAATGGCGTTTTGTTTTTTGATGAATTTGCATATTTTGATAAAAAAATTATAGAAAGTTTAAGAGAGCCATTAGAAGATAATAAAATAAATATCTCTAGGGTAAATTCAAAAACTACATATAAAACTAAATTTTTATTTATATCAGCACTTAATCCTTGCCCTTGTGGAAATTTATTCAAAAAAGAACAAACTTGTACTTGTTATGAAAGAGATATTATAAGATATAAGAACAAAATTTCTCAGCCTATTTATGATAGAATTGATTTATATGTAGCTATGGATGAGGTTGGTTCTAATGCTACAGCTTTATACTCAAGCGAAGAATTAGCTAATGATATTTTAAAAGCATTTATTTTTCAAAAATCTATAAGAAAGCAAGATGAATTTAATGGAAAATTAAGTGATGAAGATATTAAAAAATTTTGTATTTTAGATGATGACGCAAAAAACATTTTAAATAAAGCCATAAGCACTTATGAGCTTAGTGCAAGAGCTACTAATAAGGTTTTAAAAGTAGCTAGGAGTATTGCTGATTTTGATGAAAGAATTATTATAAATAGCAAGGATATTAAAATAGCGCTTTCTTTTAGATATAGAAAAAGATAA
- a CDS encoding mechanosensitive ion channel family protein has product MEEKSVLNKMIDTPINSFDYQTLFVTYGFKILGSLIILLIAFIIMKIVGKALDIALTKARIDETLVIFLVKLIKITILVFGILAMLNNLGVNTTSFVALFTATSFAISFAFKETLSNIAAGVLLVIFRPFKLKEYVKLGAGEGFVSNISLFSTTLRTNDNINIIVPNSKVVSDNIYNYSREKIRRIDLSKIIKPQELCESRKELLNILNNCDLVLKEPAIFIGVKNINDADIEISIQIWVENINYDRALMQINEALLCK; this is encoded by the coding sequence ATGGAAGAAAAAAGTGTCTTAAATAAAATGATTGATACTCCAATAAATAGTTTTGATTATCAAACATTATTTGTAACATATGGTTTTAAAATTTTAGGTTCTTTGATTATTCTTTTAATTGCTTTTATTATTATGAAAATAGTTGGAAAAGCATTAGATATAGCATTAACAAAGGCTAGAATTGATGAAACATTAGTTATATTTTTAGTTAAGTTAATAAAAATAACTATTTTAGTATTTGGGATATTAGCTATGCTTAATAATTTAGGTGTAAATACTACATCTTTTGTAGCTTTATTTACAGCGACATCATTTGCTATATCATTTGCTTTTAAAGAAACACTATCAAATATTGCAGCTGGAGTTTTACTCGTAATTTTTAGACCTTTTAAATTAAAAGAATATGTTAAATTAGGGGCTGGAGAGGGTTTTGTTAGTAATATTAGTTTGTTTTCTACTACTCTTAGAACTAATGATAATATAAATATAATAGTGCCAAATTCAAAGGTTGTAAGCGATAATATTTATAATTATTCTCGTGAAAAAATTAGAAGGATTGATTTGTCAAAAATTATTAAACCACAAGAATTATGCGAGAGTAGAAAAGAATTATTAAACATTTTAAATAATTGTGATTTAGTTTTAAAAGAACCAGCTATTTTTATCGGAGTAAAAAACATTAATGATGCTGATATAGAAATTAGTATTCAAATATGGGTTGAAAATATAAACTATGATAGAGCTTTAATGCAAATTAACGAAGCATTGCTTTGTAAATAA
- a CDS encoding type I restriction-modification system subunit M: MTKQELANKIWKTAEELRGEVDANNYKDFILGFLFYKFLSDNLFSFMIKQGVTLDDYKAVTKDLKEFDFESIKDELLVKLCCNENGYFIPYEYSYKAWIDDRTGLKVETLSKALDFFEECAKNNPTYENIFRQLRNNINILGKDNSAISTKIEKIAFIFKDLDFSIQKDFDLVGYIYEYLISMFASNAGKKAGEFYTPHEVSVLISEVIANYLKDTCKEIKLYDPTCGSGSLLITMGKAVKKHYEEDIKIHYYGQELMQTTYDLARMNLIMTNTPVNLISLKNADTLLRDWPCENGDALRVNAIAANPPYSANWQRDNATSDPRFRYGLAPNKKADFAFLQHSLYHLENNGLMGIVLPHGVLFRSGAEEEIRKNLIENNHIYAIVGLPANIFYGTGISTIVMFLTNDINRTSDILFIDASNEFIKDGKKNKLQASNIKKIFDCIVARKNQTNFARLVSKDEVINNNYNLNITRYINKTDDLELDFNALMFGGIPKKDLDKKYFDSLKSLQNDIFANYDDEYLRFNDFSNLKEQILNSKDIKTMS, translated from the coding sequence ATGACTAAGCAAGAATTAGCAAATAAAATTTGGAAAACAGCTGAAGAGCTAAGGGGCGAGGTAGATGCAAATAATTATAAAGATTTCATTTTAGGATTTTTATTTTATAAATTTTTATCGGATAATTTGTTTAGCTTTATGATAAAACAAGGTGTTACTTTAGATGATTATAAGGCTGTTACGAAAGATTTAAAAGAATTTGATTTTGAAAGTATTAAAGATGAATTATTAGTTAAACTTTGTTGTAACGAAAATGGATATTTTATACCTTATGAATATTCTTATAAAGCTTGGATTGACGATAGGACTGGATTAAAAGTTGAAACGCTAAGTAAAGCTTTAGATTTTTTTGAAGAATGTGCTAAAAATAATCCAACCTATGAAAATATTTTTAGACAACTAAGAAATAATATCAATATTTTAGGCAAGGACAATTCAGCAATTAGCACAAAAATTGAAAAAATCGCTTTTATTTTCAAGGATTTAGATTTTAGCATACAAAAAGATTTTGATTTAGTTGGTTATATTTATGAGTATTTAATATCTATGTTTGCAAGTAATGCAGGTAAGAAAGCAGGTGAGTTTTATACTCCACACGAAGTATCAGTTCTAATCTCTGAAGTAATAGCTAATTATTTAAAAGATACTTGCAAGGAAATTAAGCTTTATGATCCAACTTGTGGCTCTGGAAGTTTGCTTATTACCATGGGAAAAGCCGTTAAAAAGCATTATGAAGAAGATATAAAGATACATTATTATGGGCAAGAGTTAATGCAAACAACTTATGATTTAGCAAGAATGAATTTAATTATGACAAATACTCCTGTAAATCTTATAAGCCTTAAAAACGCCGATACTTTGTTAAGAGATTGGCCTTGTGAAAATGGTGATGCTTTAAGGGTAAATGCAATAGCAGCAAATCCTCCATATTCAGCTAATTGGCAAAGAGATAATGCTACAAGTGATCCAAGATTTAGATATGGTTTAGCACCTAATAAAAAGGCTGATTTTGCATTTTTACAGCATTCACTTTATCATTTAGAAAACAACGGATTAATGGGGATAGTTTTACCACACGGGGTTTTATTTAGAAGTGGAGCTGAAGAAGAGATTAGAAAAAATTTAATTGAAAATAACCATATTTATGCAATAGTAGGGCTACCAGCAAATATTTTTTATGGCACTGGTATCTCAACCATAGTTATGTTTTTAACGAACGATATAAATAGAACTAGCGATATTTTATTTATTGATGCAAGTAATGAATTCATAAAAGATGGCAAGAAAAACAAACTCCAAGCATCAAATATAAAAAAGATTTTTGATTGTATAGTAGCAAGGAAAAATCAAACAAATTTTGCAAGACTTGTAAGCAAAGATGAAGTAATTAATAATAATTATAATCTAAACATAACAAGATACATAAATAAAACTGATGATTTAGAGCTAGATTTTAATGCTTTAATGTTTGGTGGCATACCTAAAAAGGATTTAGATAAAAAATATTTTGATAGTTTAAAAAGCTTACAAAATGATATTTTTGCAAACTATGATGATGAGTATTTAAGATTTAATGATTTTTCAAATTTAAAAGAGCAGATTTTAAACTCAAAAGATATAAAAACTATGAGCTAA
- a CDS encoding pyridoxamine 5'-phosphate oxidase family protein has product MIDLDIDTFKKSFKSVVIASIDNNGNAISSYAPIIFDGNDMYIFISEVVEHFNALKFNPNKVEIMFLQDESKAKTIFARIRLRYKVNAKILNRDDDFNRLFSLLKEQQNDENIDIFYNMQDFHFVKLIIKSGRFVKGFGMAYDIDENNKTHLANINSPHKFNK; this is encoded by the coding sequence ATGATAGATTTAGATATTGATACTTTTAAAAAAAGTTTTAAAAGCGTGGTAATAGCAAGTATTGACAATAATGGTAATGCAATTAGTTCTTATGCTCCTATTATTTTTGATGGTAATGATATGTATATTTTTATAAGCGAAGTTGTGGAGCATTTTAATGCTTTAAAATTTAATCCTAATAAAGTAGAAATTATGTTTTTGCAAGATGAAAGCAAGGCTAAAACGATTTTTGCAAGAATTAGATTAAGGTATAAAGTAAATGCAAAAATCTTAAATAGAGATGATGATTTTAATAGATTATTCTCTCTTTTAAAAGAACAACAAAATGATGAAAACATAGATATTTTTTATAATATGCAAGATTTTCATTTTGTTAAATTAATTATTAAAAGTGGTAGATTTGTTAAAGGTTTTGGTATGGCTTATGATATAGATGAAAACAATAAAACACATTTAGCAAATATTAATTCTCCACATAAATTTAATAAATAA